Genomic DNA from Bacillota bacterium:
GTGTCGCCACACGTCCGGACTGTGTGCCAAACCCGGTGCTTGATCTGTTGCAAAGCTATGCCTCCCGGTGGATGGTATGGGTGGAGTACGGGCTGCAGTCCTGTCATGATAAAACCTTGAAACGTATAAACCGCGGTCACGATTTCGCGGCGTTCGTCGATGCCGTGAAGCGTACCGGGGACCGGGGGTTATACATCGGCGCGCATGTGATTATCGGACTGCCGGGGGAATCCCGCGATGAAATGATCCAAACGGCGCGTTCCTTGAGCGCCGTCGGTGTCGAAGGGGTTAAGATGCACCACCTGCAGGTTTTTAGAGGCGCGTCCCTTGCAGGGGAATGGGAACAGGGCGGAATAAAAACCCTAGATGCGACCGAGTACGTCGTCCTGGCCTGCGATTTTATCGAGCACCTGTCTCCTTCAATGGTAGTCCTGCGCCTTGTGAGCGAAGCGACCGATGAAGCCTTACTGTTGGCGCCCCGCTGGGGGATAAGTAAAACCCGGGTGATAGAAGCGGTCGACAGGGAACTCCGGCGACGCGGTACGCGGCAGGGAAGCGCCCTGAGAGACGAGCGGTGATATTCATGGACTATTTTTGGGGAGGGATAAAATGCGAATAACCGTGTTGGTTGAAAACTCCGTCGGACGGACGCTTCCGATTGGCGGGGAACACGGTCTCAGCCTGTGGGTCGAGTATAATGGCCGTAAGCTGCTTTTTGATACCGGGC
This window encodes:
- a CDS encoding TIGR01212 family radical SAM protein (This family includes YhcC from E. coli K-12, an uncharacterized radical SAM protein.), with the protein product MEKRYNTFRTFLRAHFSSPVSKIPLDAGFGCPNRDGAAGRGGCAFCVNRAFSPFAGQELSVREQIRRFKDARRRDGRYLAYFQAYTNTYAPVERLHRLYEEALSDPEVVGLCVATRPDCVPNPVLDLLQSYASRWMVWVEYGLQSCHDKTLKRINRGHDFAAFVDAVKRTGDRGLYIGAHVIIGLPGESRDEMIQTARSLSAVGVEGVKMHHLQVFRGASLAGEWEQGGIKTLDATEYVVLACDFIEHLSPSMVVLRLVSEATDEALLLAPRWGISKTRVIEAVDRELRRRGTRQGSALRDER